Proteins encoded together in one Psilocybe cubensis strain MGC-MH-2018 chromosome 8, whole genome shotgun sequence window:
- a CDS encoding putative 26S proteasome regulatory subunit rpn6, whose product MQSGILHAKGKDYCTVYSYFFQAFENLRAAGVKGPSANGGKVQDKEGGRGDGDVNVLLTLKLANTYAQTRDVQSMHAVARAHRGRDLKEFGEVLREHRNELQSDPTIPTHLPELYEAFLKGSIKRVLESYSIVKIEYHAE is encoded by the exons ATGCAATCCGGCATCCTGCACGCCAAAGGCAAAGACTACTGCACTGTCTACTCCTACTTCTTCCAGGCGTTCGAGAATCTCAGAGCCGCGGGCGTGAAAGGTCCTTCCGCGAATGGTGGCAAAGTTCAGGATAAAGAAGGAGGTCGGGGCGATGGAG ACGTCAACGTGCTCCTCACGCTCAAACTCGCCAATACCTACGCTCAGACAAGAGACGTGCAGAGCATGCACGCCGTTGCGCGTGCGCATCGGGGAAGAGATTTGAAAGAGTTTGGCGAGGTGTTGAGGGAGCATCGCAATG AACTCCAATCCGACCCAACAATCCCCACACACCTCCCCGAGCTGTACGAGGCGTTCCTCAAAGGTAGCATCAAGCGCGTTCTCGAGTCCTACTCCATCGTCAAGATTGAGTATCATGCAGAGTAG